One Ciconia boyciana chromosome 9, ASM3463844v1, whole genome shotgun sequence genomic window carries:
- the FABP6 gene encoding gastrotropin isoform X4, giving the protein MICGLKEIRFAAILLYQPHHLGNMAFAGKYEFEGDENYDDFVKKIGLASDKIEMGRNCKIVTEVVQNGNDFTWTQHFPGGRTTTNTFTIGKEADMETMGGKKFKATVKMEDGKIVADFPNYHHTAEICGGKLVEISAASGVVYKRTSKRIA; this is encoded by the exons cTGCTATTCTGCTTTACCAGCCACATCACCTGGGCAACATGGCATTCGCAGGCAAATACGAATTCGAAGGTGATGAGAACTATGATGACTTTGTGAAGAAGATTG GTCTTGCCAGTGACAAGATTGAAATGGGAAGGAATTGCAAAATAGTCACTGAGGTGGTGCAGAATGGAAATGACTTCACCTGGACACAGCATTTTCCAGGAGGCCGCACCACGACCAACACATTCACAATTGGCAAGGAAGCAGACATGGAGACAATGGGTGGTAAAAAGTTCAAG GCAACTGTTAAAATGGAAGATGGGAAAATAGTTGCTGATTTTCCCAACTATCATCATACTGCAGAGATTTGTGGAGGAAAGCTAGTAGAG ATTTCTGCTGCTTCCGGTGTAGTCTACAAAAGGACCAGCAAAAGGATTGCTTAA
- the FABP6 gene encoding gastrotropin isoform X5 gives MAFAGKYEFEGDENYDDFVKKIGLASDKIEMGRNCKIVTEVVQNGNDFTWTQHFPGGRTTTNTFTIGKEADMETMGGKKFKATVKMEDGKIVADFPNYHHTAEICGGKLVEISAASGVVYKRTSKRIA, from the exons ATGGCATTCGCAGGCAAATACGAATTCGAAGGTGATGAGAACTATGATGACTTTGTGAAGAAGATTG GTCTTGCCAGTGACAAGATTGAAATGGGAAGGAATTGCAAAATAGTCACTGAGGTGGTGCAGAATGGAAATGACTTCACCTGGACACAGCATTTTCCAGGAGGCCGCACCACGACCAACACATTCACAATTGGCAAGGAAGCAGACATGGAGACAATGGGTGGTAAAAAGTTCAAG GCAACTGTTAAAATGGAAGATGGGAAAATAGTTGCTGATTTTCCCAACTATCATCATACTGCAGAGATTTGTGGAGGAAAGCTAGTAGAG ATTTCTGCTGCTTCCGGTGTAGTCTACAAAAGGACCAGCAAAAGGATTGCTTAA